A part of Kwoniella dejecticola CBS 10117 chromosome 5, complete sequence genomic DNA contains:
- a CDS encoding ornithine-oxo-acid transaminase, which translates to MSPVAINTPNAPAQPVGGKAKFSTQQIINLEHEYSAHNYHPLPVCFERGEGAHVWDPEGNEYLDFLAAYSAVNQGHCHPDILNTLITQASKLTLSSRAFYSSNLGPFAEKITKMFGFDMVLPMNTGAEAVETAIKLARKWGYEKKGIKEGKAKVLSVEGNFHGRTIGIISMSTDPESRNGFGPFLDNVGPQWDTGLIRYNHPEDLEKTLEKYGDEVAAFLVEPIQGEAGIYVPDDGYLAKIHEICKKYNVLLICDEIQTGLARTGKMLCYEWDGIKPDMVILGKALSGGIYPVSCVMASKEIMLCIKPGEHGSTYGGNPLGCAVAMTALDVLVNENLVERSQKLGEIFRSELAKLNSPFIKIIRGRGLFNGVVIDEKASKKGRTAWQLCLLMKSKGLLAKPTHVNIIRFAPPLVISEEDVYKATRIIAESLEEFDVIEKIPGDEGEEHDAVIELED; encoded by the exons ATGTCGCCTGTAGCTATCAACACACCCAACGCTCCTGCTCAGCCAGTAGGTGGCAAAGCCAAATTCTCAACTCagcaaatcatcaatctcgaacATGAGTACTCGGC ACACAATTACCACCCATTACCTGT CTGCTTCgaacgaggagaaggtgcACATGTTTGGGATCCCGAGGGAAACGAGTACCTTGATTTCCTAGCTGCTTACTC AGCCGTCAACCAAGGTCATTGCCATCCCGATATCT TAAACACACTCATCACCCAAGCATCCAAATTGACTTTATCGTCCCGGGCATTCTACTCCTCCAACCTCGGACCATTCGCCGAAAAAATCACCAAGATGTTCGGCTTCGATATGGTCTTACCTATGAACACGGGTGCCGAGGCCGTCGAGACAGCGATCAAGCTCGCCAGGAAGTGGGGgtacgagaagaaggggatcaagGAGGGCAAGGCCAAAGTCCTCTCTGTCGAAGGCAATTTCCACGGTCGAACAATCGGTATCATCTCCATGTCGACTGATCCAGAATCCCGAAATGGTTTCGGACCGTTCCTCGATAATGTTGGACCTCAGTGGGATACGGGGTTGATCCGATATAATCACCCAGAAGACCTGGAGAAGACCCTCGAGAAGTACGGAGATGAGGTAGCTGCCTTCTTGGTGGAGCCTATCCAGGGTGAAGCTGG TATCTACGTACCGGACGATGGGTACCTTGCTAAAATCCATGAGATCTGCAAGAAGTACAATGTGCTGTTGATCTGTGACGAGATTCAAACGGGTCTTGCAAGAACCGGTAAAAT GCTCTGCTATGAATGGGACGGCATTAAGCCCGACATGGTGATCCTCGGAAAAGCCTTGTCTGGTGGTA TATACCCCGTATCATGTGTCATGGCCAGCAAAGAGATCATGCTATGTATCAAACCCGGAGAACACGGTTCCACCTATGgcgg TAACCCTCTAGGATGTGCGGTAGCTATGACAGCCCTGGACGTATTGGTCAATGAGAACCTAGTCGAACGATCTCAGAAATTAGGAGAAATTTTCCGATCGGAGCTAGCTAAACTCAATTCACCattcatcaagatcatccgAGGTCGAGGATTGTTCAACGGTGTAGTCATCGACGAGAAGGCttcgaagaagggaaggacaGCTTGGCAATTGTGTTTGTTGATGAAGTCCAAGGGTTTGTTGGCTAAGCCCACTCATGTCAACAT TATCCGATTCGCTCCCCCATTAGTGATttctgaggaagatgtgtACAAGGCCACGAGGATCATTGCCGAGTCGCTAGAAGAGTTCGACGTT atcgagaagatccccggagacgaaggtgaagagcACGACGCtgtgattgagcttgaagattAG